From the Anaeromyxobacter dehalogenans 2CP-1 genome, the window CTCGACCGCCTGGACGCGCTCCTGAGGCGCACGAAAGGACGGACCGAATGACGAGCCAGGCCGTGAAGCAGCGCGCCGCGAAGGCGGCGGTGTCCACCCCGACCGATCGCGAGATCCGCGTGGAGCGGATCTTCGACGCTCCGCGCGAGCGCCTGTGGCGAGCGTTCACCGACCCGGCGCTGCTGGCGCAGTGGTGGGGCCGGGGGAACCGCCTGGTGGTGGAGCGCTACGAGCTGGAGAAGGGCGGTCACTGGCGCTTCGTGGAGCACGCCGACGACGGCGTCCACGGGTTCGAGGGGCGGTTTCGCGAGGTGACGCCGCCGGAGCGGCTCGCCATGACGTTCGAGTGGGACGGCATGCCGGGCTACGTGGCGATCGAGACCA encodes:
- a CDS encoding SRPBCC family protein, whose protein sequence is MTSQAVKQRAAKAAVSTPTDREIRVERIFDAPRERLWRAFTDPALLAQWWGRGNRLVVERYELEKGGHWRFVEHADDGVHGFEGRFREVTPPERLAMTFEWDGMPGYVAIETTVLEDLGDGRTRLVATTLFHTTEERDGMLGAMGEGLDQSYAALDRLLAGGA